The proteins below are encoded in one region of Micromonospora yangpuensis:
- a CDS encoding DUF885 domain-containing protein produces the protein MSSFAPRAERIVDALLASRPGVATSLGDHRYDDRLPDLSAEATAVDRAMLTEASHALAELDPDALDPDEQVDHELLSALVDRELFESTEIRTHEWDPLRHNPGPLLHALLARPYAPAEVRLTALTGRLAAVPDALATARATLAQMPRIHAETAVGQFTGAAALVRDEVPALLAQAPALRSQVEPAATAAIAALEEFVAWLRAGLAADAGPGPDPRLGRRRFEARLWHTLDTELSAAEIQRRAWAALDEITEEIRAAAVELVGGPADDETVRRALDLLAAEHPDDHTIVDLASTTLDEATDFVRDHDLVTLVDDSCVIQEMPGFARGVAVAYCDAPGPLETANLPTFYCIAPTPENWPAQRVETFYREYNDHLIRGLTVHEAMPGHFLQLAHARRYAGSTRVRPITRSGVFIEGWAVYAEQLMVERGFGGLPVRLQQLKMQLRMVINALLDQLVHGEQLAEADALALMTGRGFQEEGEAVGKWHRSLLTSTQLSTYFVGYTEMAEIARSRPAEVPLRDWHDAMLAHGCPPPRHLRTLLHL, from the coding sequence GCCCTGCTGGCCAGCCGTCCCGGCGTCGCCACCTCGCTCGGCGACCACCGGTACGACGACCGGCTGCCCGACCTCTCCGCCGAGGCGACCGCCGTCGACCGGGCGATGCTCACCGAGGCCTCGCACGCGCTGGCCGAGCTGGACCCGGACGCCCTCGACCCCGACGAGCAGGTCGACCACGAGCTGCTCAGTGCCCTGGTCGACCGGGAGCTGTTCGAGTCGACCGAGATCCGTACCCACGAGTGGGACCCGCTGCGGCACAACCCCGGCCCCCTGCTGCACGCCCTGCTCGCCCGCCCGTACGCGCCGGCCGAGGTCCGGTTGACCGCCCTGACCGGGCGGCTGGCCGCCGTACCGGATGCGTTGGCGACCGCGCGGGCGACGCTGGCGCAGATGCCCCGGATCCATGCCGAGACGGCGGTCGGGCAGTTCACCGGCGCGGCGGCGCTGGTCCGCGACGAGGTCCCGGCGTTGCTCGCCCAGGCCCCCGCCCTGCGGAGCCAGGTCGAGCCGGCCGCCACCGCCGCGATCGCCGCGCTGGAGGAGTTCGTGGCCTGGCTGCGGGCCGGGCTGGCCGCCGACGCCGGGCCGGGACCGGACCCCCGGCTGGGACGGCGACGCTTCGAGGCGCGGCTCTGGCACACCCTCGACACCGAGCTGAGCGCCGCCGAGATCCAACGTCGGGCCTGGGCCGCCCTGGACGAGATCACCGAGGAGATCCGGGCAGCGGCCGTCGAGCTGGTAGGTGGCCCGGCCGACGACGAGACGGTACGCCGGGCGCTGGACCTGCTCGCCGCCGAGCACCCCGACGACCACACCATCGTCGACCTCGCCTCGACCACCCTGGACGAGGCCACCGACTTCGTCCGCGACCACGACCTGGTCACCCTGGTCGACGATTCCTGCGTGATCCAGGAGATGCCCGGCTTCGCCCGGGGCGTCGCGGTCGCCTACTGCGACGCGCCCGGCCCGCTGGAGACGGCGAACCTGCCCACCTTCTACTGCATCGCGCCGACCCCCGAGAACTGGCCGGCGCAGCGGGTCGAGACGTTCTACCGCGAGTACAACGATCACCTGATCCGTGGGCTGACCGTGCACGAGGCGATGCCCGGCCACTTCCTCCAGCTCGCCCACGCCCGCCGGTACGCCGGCTCCACCCGGGTCCGGCCGATCACCCGGTCCGGGGTCTTCATCGAGGGCTGGGCGGTCTACGCCGAGCAGCTGATGGTCGAACGGGGCTTCGGTGGCCTGCCGGTCCGGCTCCAGCAGCTCAAGATGCAGCTCCGGATGGTCATCAACGCCCTGCTCGACCAGCTCGTGCACGGCGAACAGCTCGCCGAGGCCGACGCGTTGGCGCTGATGACCGGCCGGGGTTTCCAGGAGGAGGGCGAGGCGGTCGGCAAGTGGCACCGGTCGCTGCTCACCTCCACCCAACTCTCCACCTACTTCGTCGGCTACACCGAGATGGCCGAGATCGCCCGGTCCCGCCCGGCCGAGGTGCCGCTGCGCGACTGGCACGACGCGATGCTCGCGCACGGCTGCCCCCCACCCCGCCACCTCCGCACCCTCCTCCACCTGTAA
- the nudC gene encoding NAD(+) diphosphatase codes for MVVAGRKLLTSPNGGFPRVADLPADTGWLPLGTLDGVPAWGAAVTATGDVPGRWRSWRALAAQVPEPLAALAGRALQVVTWRRGHRYCGACRAELADVPGEPARRCPDCRLYVPMQLSPAVLVAVTRPGPVDELLLVRHSYGPTELWALVAGFVEAGESLEAAVHREVAEEVGLDLGPPVYFGSQPWAMSGPGVLLAGFTATVTDPAAEPVVDGRELVQARWFPLDALPEALPPAYSISRWLIDAAATRATG; via the coding sequence GTGGTGGTGGCCGGGCGCAAGCTGTTGACCAGCCCGAACGGTGGGTTTCCTCGGGTCGCCGACCTGCCCGCCGACACCGGCTGGCTGCCGCTGGGCACCCTCGACGGCGTACCGGCCTGGGGTGCGGCTGTGACGGCGACCGGCGACGTACCCGGTCGGTGGCGTAGTTGGCGGGCGCTCGCCGCGCAGGTCCCCGAGCCGCTGGCCGCCCTGGCCGGCCGGGCCCTGCAGGTCGTCACCTGGCGGCGCGGGCACCGGTACTGCGGTGCCTGCCGGGCCGAACTGGCCGACGTGCCGGGCGAACCGGCCCGGCGCTGCCCCGACTGCCGGCTGTACGTGCCGATGCAGCTCTCCCCCGCCGTGCTGGTGGCGGTCACCCGCCCCGGCCCGGTCGACGAACTGCTCCTGGTCCGGCACTCGTACGGGCCGACCGAGCTGTGGGCCCTGGTGGCCGGGTTCGTGGAGGCCGGCGAGTCGCTGGAGGCGGCCGTCCACCGGGAGGTGGCCGAGGAGGTTGGACTCGATCTTGGTCCGCCGGTCTACTTCGGCAGTCAACCGTGGGCGATGTCGGGGCCGGGCGTGCTGCTCGCCGGTTTCACGGCCACGGTCACCGATCCGGCCGCCGAGCCGGTCGTGGACGGTCGGGAGCTGGTCCAGGCCCGCTGGTTCCCGCTGGACGCGCTCCCCGAGGCGCTACCGCCGGCGTACTCGATCTCGCGCTGGCTGATCGACGCCGCCGCCACCCGCGCCACCGGCTGA
- the eno gene encoding phosphopyruvate hydratase, translated as MATIEGIVAREILDSRGNPTVEVEVGLDDGTIARAAVPSGASTGAFEAVELRDGDADRYLGKGVEKAVSNIEDRIVDQLVGYEASEQRLIDQKMLDIDGSDNKGELGANAILGVSLAVAKAAAGSAELSLFRYLGGPNAHLLPVPMMNILNGGAHADSNVDVQEFMIAPIGAPSFREALRSGAEVYHALKSVLKKKGLSTGLGDEGGFAPNLPTNAAALDLIAEAVEKAGYRLGTDIVFALDVAATEFFADGTYTFEGTGKSAEEMSNYYMKLADDYPIVSIEDPLAEDDWSGWQTLTASVGERIQIVGDDLFVTNPLRIARGIAESAANAVLVKVNQIGSLTETLDAVDLAHRAGFRCMMSHRSGETEDTTIADLAVATGCGQIKTGAPARSDRVAKYNQLLRIEEELGDAARYAGAGAFPRYRSA; from the coding sequence GTGGCAACCATCGAGGGAATCGTCGCCCGGGAGATTCTCGACTCGCGGGGCAACCCGACGGTCGAGGTCGAGGTCGGGCTGGACGACGGCACGATCGCCCGCGCCGCGGTGCCGTCCGGCGCCTCCACCGGGGCCTTCGAGGCGGTCGAGCTGCGCGACGGTGACGCCGACCGCTACCTGGGCAAGGGTGTCGAGAAGGCGGTCTCGAACATCGAGGACCGGATCGTCGACCAGCTGGTCGGGTACGAGGCCAGCGAGCAGCGGCTGATCGACCAGAAGATGCTGGACATCGACGGCAGCGACAACAAGGGCGAGCTGGGCGCGAACGCCATCCTCGGGGTCTCCCTGGCGGTGGCGAAGGCGGCGGCCGGCAGCGCCGAGCTGAGCCTCTTCCGCTACCTGGGTGGCCCGAACGCGCACCTGCTGCCGGTGCCGATGATGAACATCCTCAACGGTGGGGCGCACGCCGACTCCAACGTCGACGTCCAGGAGTTCATGATCGCCCCGATCGGCGCGCCGAGCTTCCGGGAGGCGCTGCGCTCCGGCGCGGAGGTCTACCACGCGCTGAAGTCCGTACTCAAGAAGAAGGGCCTCTCCACCGGCCTCGGCGACGAGGGCGGCTTCGCGCCCAACCTGCCGACCAACGCCGCCGCCCTGGACCTGATCGCCGAGGCGGTCGAGAAGGCCGGCTACCGGCTGGGCACCGACATCGTCTTCGCGCTCGACGTGGCCGCCACCGAGTTCTTCGCCGACGGCACCTACACCTTCGAGGGCACCGGCAAGTCCGCGGAGGAGATGAGCAACTACTACATGAAGCTCGCCGACGACTACCCGATCGTGTCGATCGAGGACCCGCTGGCCGAGGACGACTGGAGTGGCTGGCAGACGCTCACCGCGTCGGTCGGTGAGCGGATCCAGATCGTCGGCGACGACCTGTTCGTCACCAACCCGCTGCGGATCGCCCGGGGCATCGCGGAGAGCGCGGCGAACGCCGTACTGGTGAAGGTGAACCAGATCGGCTCGCTCACCGAGACCCTGGACGCGGTCGACCTGGCCCACCGGGCCGGCTTCCGCTGCATGATGAGCCACCGTTCCGGCGAGACCGAGGACACCACCATCGCCGACCTGGCGGTGGCCACCGGCTGCGGGCAGATCAAGACCGGCGCCCCGGCCCGCTCGGACCGGGTCGCCAAGTACAACCAGCTGCTGCGCATCGAGGAGGAGCTGGGCGACGCGGCGCGCTACGCCGGGGCCGGCGCGTTCCCGCGTTACCGTTCCGCCTGA
- a CDS encoding FtsB family cell division protein, with amino-acid sequence MQQRRTPGGPRPARRPTGRPGGARGVRAEPRGRASGTARAGDGVRSANRPAAARRKVAGGGVKRLSAPHPRRITGRATVLFAVLIALALAYTYPVRVYLDQQADIERMESAQNAQRAVIEQLSVEAAKWRDPAFIESEARRRFYMVYPGEVPVIVLNDPAGAAREAGAAGQPTRPETPDPWYDTLWSSIRAADAEPTGR; translated from the coding sequence ATGCAGCAGCGGCGCACACCGGGCGGCCCACGTCCGGCCCGTCGGCCCACCGGCCGGCCGGGCGGGGCCCGTGGTGTCCGCGCCGAGCCGCGTGGACGCGCGTCGGGCACGGCCCGCGCCGGTGACGGGGTACGCTCCGCGAACCGGCCGGCCGCAGCCCGGCGTAAGGTCGCCGGCGGCGGCGTCAAGCGGCTCTCCGCACCCCACCCCCGACGCATCACCGGGCGGGCCACCGTGCTCTTCGCGGTGCTGATCGCGCTCGCCCTGGCCTACACCTATCCGGTGCGGGTCTACCTCGACCAGCAGGCCGACATCGAGCGGATGGAGTCGGCCCAGAACGCCCAACGCGCGGTGATCGAGCAGCTGTCGGTCGAGGCGGCCAAGTGGCGCGACCCGGCGTTCATCGAGAGCGAGGCCCGGCGCCGCTTCTACATGGTGTACCCGGGCGAGGTGCCGGTGATCGTCCTCAACGACCCGGCCGGCGCCGCCCGGGAGGCCGGCGCGGCCGGGCAGCCGACCCGACCCGAGACCCCCGATCCCTGGTACGACACCCTGTGGTCGAGCATCCGAGCCGCCGACGCCGAACCCACCGGCCGGTGA
- a CDS encoding amino-acid N-acetyltransferase, whose protein sequence is MSDGPGQTGQDVVVRRARTRDVRGIRSLVDTYTNDRRLLSKATVTLYEQVQEFRVAVRHTDEAVVGCGALHVMWEDLAEIRTVAVDPSCRGQRIGQRIVDELIDAARELGVRRIFVLTFETDFFGSFGFRPIDGAPVPQPVYEQLLRSYDEGVAEFLDLERVKPNTLGNTRMLLRL, encoded by the coding sequence GTGAGCGACGGCCCGGGGCAGACCGGTCAGGACGTCGTCGTGCGGCGGGCCCGCACCCGGGACGTCCGGGGCATCCGGTCGCTCGTCGACACGTACACCAACGACCGGCGGCTGCTCAGCAAGGCCACCGTCACCCTGTACGAGCAGGTGCAGGAGTTCCGGGTCGCGGTCCGCCACACCGACGAGGCGGTGGTGGGCTGCGGCGCGCTGCACGTGATGTGGGAGGACCTGGCCGAGATCCGTACCGTCGCGGTGGACCCGTCCTGCCGGGGCCAGCGGATCGGCCAGCGGATCGTCGACGAGCTGATCGACGCGGCCCGCGAGCTGGGCGTACGTCGGATCTTCGTGCTCACCTTCGAGACCGACTTCTTCGGCTCGTTCGGCTTCCGGCCGATCGACGGCGCCCCGGTACCGCAACCGGTCTACGAGCAGCTGCTCCGCTCGTACGACGAGGGGGTGGCCGAGTTCCTCGACCTGGAACGGGTCAAGCCCAACACCCTGGGCAACACCCGCATGCTCCTCCGCCTGTAA
- a CDS encoding endonuclease V: MTEVAPVTVAEAERVQEALRRRVDLTIPLPGPPATVAGLDVSYEVGSDRVVAAAVLLDVATARVRRAEFAVGEVNFPYVPGLLAFREVPFLLAALEKLTVRPDVLVCDGYGVAHPRRFGLACHLGVLTGLPSLGVAKTPFTARFDPPEQARGAWSPLVDGGETVGRAVRTQTGVKPVFVSVGHRIGLAEATGLTLALAPRYRIPEPTRQADLLSRTVLRELPPAG, from the coding sequence GTGACCGAGGTCGCCCCGGTCACCGTGGCCGAGGCCGAGCGGGTGCAGGAGGCGTTGCGCCGCCGGGTCGACCTGACCATACCCCTGCCCGGCCCTCCGGCGACGGTGGCCGGCCTCGACGTGTCGTACGAGGTGGGTAGTGACCGGGTGGTCGCCGCCGCCGTGCTGCTCGACGTGGCGACCGCGCGGGTACGCCGGGCGGAGTTCGCCGTCGGCGAGGTGAACTTCCCGTACGTGCCGGGGTTGCTGGCGTTCCGGGAGGTGCCGTTCCTGCTGGCGGCGCTGGAGAAACTGACGGTACGCCCCGACGTGCTGGTCTGCGACGGCTACGGGGTCGCCCACCCGAGGCGGTTCGGCCTCGCCTGTCACCTGGGGGTGCTCACCGGACTGCCGAGTCTCGGCGTGGCCAAGACCCCGTTCACCGCCCGCTTCGACCCGCCCGAACAGGCCCGGGGTGCCTGGTCGCCGCTTGTCGACGGGGGCGAGACGGTGGGTCGGGCGGTGCGTACCCAGACCGGGGTGAAGCCGGTCTTCGTCTCGGTGGGGCACCGGATCGGCCTGGCCGAGGCGACCGGGTTGACGCTGGCGCTCGCGCCCCGGTACCGCATCCCGGAGCCGACCCGCCAGGCCGACCTGCTCTCCCGTACCGTCCTGCGCGAGCTGCCACCTGCGGGTTAG
- a CDS encoding DivIVA domain-containing protein, which translates to MRDLLRSLTWRRRARPAHRRTDNPTWLPDVQPSGAYPALRPWQVRSRTFTIRRRGADPVEVAAYLDRVAGELAAAQVALAASRQEAARVRDALRRWQSQQVPGVAGPV; encoded by the coding sequence GTGCGTGACCTGCTGAGATCCCTGACCTGGCGAAGGCGAGCGCGGCCGGCGCATCGTCGCACCGACAATCCGACCTGGCTGCCCGACGTTCAGCCGTCCGGGGCGTACCCGGCGTTGCGGCCGTGGCAGGTGCGCAGCCGGACCTTCACGATCCGGCGGCGCGGGGCGGACCCGGTGGAGGTGGCCGCGTACCTCGACCGGGTGGCCGGCGAGCTGGCCGCCGCGCAGGTCGCGCTCGCCGCGAGCCGGCAGGAGGCCGCCCGGGTCCGGGACGCGCTGCGCCGGTGGCAGTCCCAGCAGGTGCCGGGCGTGGCGGGGCCGGTGTGA
- a CDS encoding winged helix-turn-helix domain-containing protein produces the protein MPKQQYQVLADTLREKIESGEWPPGTKLPSRAQLCKEYGVSDTVVGKAMMILRATGRTETLEGVGVFVAERA, from the coding sequence ATGCCCAAGCAGCAGTACCAGGTTCTCGCGGACACCCTGCGGGAGAAGATCGAATCAGGCGAGTGGCCGCCCGGCACAAAATTGCCGAGCCGCGCTCAGCTCTGCAAGGAGTACGGCGTCTCGGACACCGTGGTCGGCAAGGCCATGATGATCCTTCGTGCCACCGGCCGAACGGAAACCCTGGAGGGAGTCGGCGTCTTCGTGGCGGAGCGGGCCTGA
- a CDS encoding dienelactone hydrolase family protein, with protein sequence MGEMVTYRDNGGTSQGYLAVPATGTTSPAVIVIQEWWGLVPHITSVVDRYAEAGFVALAPDLYRGESADEPDEARRLMMALRMDDAAKDIAGAADYLAGRPEVAGKVGAVGFCAGGSLALWSATLSERIVATAGFYPVLPWEKMSPDWADYAGKSAIIHCAEADGTSSADGVQTARAAIEAAGGTCQTYDYPGTAHAFFNDDRPESFDQPAAASAWARTLELFRAKLG encoded by the coding sequence ATGGGCGAGATGGTGACCTACCGCGACAACGGGGGCACGAGTCAGGGGTATCTGGCGGTACCCGCCACCGGGACGACCAGCCCGGCCGTCATCGTCATCCAGGAGTGGTGGGGCCTGGTGCCGCACATCACCTCGGTGGTGGACCGGTACGCCGAGGCCGGCTTCGTGGCCCTCGCCCCGGATCTCTACCGTGGCGAGTCCGCCGACGAGCCGGACGAGGCGCGCCGGCTGATGATGGCGCTGCGGATGGACGACGCCGCCAAGGACATCGCCGGGGCCGCCGACTACCTGGCCGGTCGGCCCGAGGTCGCCGGCAAGGTCGGCGCGGTGGGCTTCTGCGCCGGGGGGAGCCTGGCCCTCTGGTCGGCGACCCTCTCCGAGCGGATCGTGGCCACGGCCGGCTTCTACCCGGTGCTGCCGTGGGAGAAGATGAGCCCGGACTGGGCCGACTACGCCGGCAAGAGCGCCATCATCCACTGCGCCGAGGCCGACGGCACGTCCAGCGCGGACGGGGTGCAGACCGCCCGTGCGGCCATCGAGGCGGCCGGCGGCACCTGCCAGACCTACGACTACCCGGGTACCGCGCACGCCTTCTTCAACGACGACCGGCCCGAGTCGTTCGACCAGCCGGCCGCCGCCAGCGCCTGGGCCCGTACCCTCGAACTGTTCCGGGCCAAACTTGGCTGA
- a CDS encoding uracil-DNA glycosylase encodes MVGRAARAADLADLDGAVVDCFACPRLVAWREEVARTKRAAFREQEYQGRPVPGFGAPDARIAILGLAPAAHGGNRTGRVFTGDRSGDVLFAALHRAGLANQPTSVAADDGLALTGTRIFAAVRCAPPDNKPTPAERDTCAPWLHREVALIRPSLRVVVALGAFAWAAWWPVLRDVYGVRPPSPRPAFGHGAHWSGTAAPELLGCYHVSQQNTFTGRLTPGMLDDVFVRAKQVAGLD; translated from the coding sequence GTGGTCGGGCGCGCGGCGCGGGCGGCCGACCTGGCCGACCTCGACGGCGCGGTGGTCGACTGTTTCGCCTGCCCACGGCTGGTGGCCTGGCGCGAGGAGGTGGCCCGCACGAAGCGGGCGGCCTTCCGGGAGCAGGAGTACCAAGGTCGGCCGGTGCCCGGATTCGGTGCACCGGACGCCCGGATCGCGATTCTCGGGCTCGCCCCGGCCGCGCACGGTGGCAACCGGACCGGTCGGGTCTTCACCGGGGACCGCTCCGGTGACGTGCTCTTCGCCGCGCTGCACCGTGCCGGCCTGGCCAACCAGCCGACCAGCGTCGCCGCCGACGACGGACTGGCGCTGACCGGCACCCGGATCTTCGCCGCCGTACGCTGCGCGCCGCCGGACAACAAGCCCACCCCGGCCGAGCGGGACACCTGCGCGCCATGGTTGCACCGGGAGGTCGCGCTGATCCGGCCGAGCCTGCGCGTCGTGGTCGCCCTCGGGGCCTTCGCCTGGGCCGCGTGGTGGCCGGTGCTGCGTGACGTGTACGGGGTCCGCCCGCCCAGCCCGCGACCGGCGTTCGGCCATGGGGCACACTGGTCCGGCACGGCCGCACCGGAGTTGCTCGGCTGCTACCACGTCAGTCAGCAGAACACTTTCACGGGGCGGCTGACGCCGGGGATGCTGGACGACGTGTTCGTCCGGGCGAAACAGGTGGCCGGGTTGGACTGA
- a CDS encoding DUF4129 domain-containing protein, with product MEFSVLRRWWPIAVVAALLGLAAFAAGHSSIGAQRIPPAAENLPLVPEYPEGVAETAIPIEPRQDAEATQLEIPAWLATGALAVLGVALLAAAGYLVWTLLRGVLRRRTRALPQQRARTAAGTAAEVVAALDAGLVELDDTDTDPRTAVIACWVRLEEAAATVGVPRRAGDTPTDLVTRLLRGDPTAGVPAIVSADVLAGFAEVYREARYAPRAVDERTRDQARVALRRLRGELTATAGSDSSTGDGVPA from the coding sequence GTGGAGTTCAGCGTGCTGCGCAGGTGGTGGCCGATCGCGGTGGTTGCCGCCCTGCTCGGGCTGGCCGCGTTCGCGGCGGGACACTCGTCGATCGGGGCGCAGCGGATCCCGCCCGCCGCCGAGAACCTCCCCCTGGTGCCGGAGTACCCGGAAGGGGTGGCCGAGACCGCGATCCCGATCGAGCCCCGGCAGGACGCCGAGGCCACCCAGTTGGAGATCCCGGCGTGGCTGGCCACCGGTGCGCTCGCCGTGCTCGGCGTCGCCCTGCTGGCTGCCGCCGGCTACCTGGTCTGGACGCTGCTGCGGGGCGTGCTGCGTCGGCGTACCCGGGCCCTGCCGCAGCAACGGGCCCGCACCGCTGCCGGTACCGCCGCGGAGGTGGTCGCCGCCCTCGACGCCGGCCTGGTCGAGTTGGACGACACCGACACCGATCCACGTACGGCGGTGATCGCCTGCTGGGTACGCCTGGAGGAGGCCGCCGCCACGGTCGGGGTGCCGCGCCGGGCCGGCGATACCCCCACCGACCTGGTCACCCGGCTGCTCCGGGGCGACCCGACCGCCGGGGTGCCGGCGATCGTCAGCGCCGACGTGCTGGCCGGCTTCGCCGAGGTCTACCGGGAGGCCCGGTACGCTCCCCGCGCCGTCGACGAACGGACCCGGGACCAGGCCCGGGTGGCGTTGCGTCGGTTGCGTGGCGAGCTGACCGCCACCGCCGGGAGCGACTCGTCGACCGGGGACGGGGTGCCGGCGTGA
- a CDS encoding AAA family ATPase: MNDVDRTISPAEVGRLARAVLDAVGTVVVGKRDTLELVLAGILAGGHVLLEDLPGLGKTLTARSFAQALGLDFRRLQFTPDLLPADVTGSFLYDQSSGDFSFRAGPVFTNLLLADEINRTPPKTQSALLEAMQEKQVSVEGVTYRLDEPFHVLATANPIEYEGTYPLPEAQLDRFLLRVSFGYPEPEQEWEVLRRRMTRRREEAEISPVVDAKTLRAMQAALENVVVEDSIGRYIVALTSATREHPSVLVGASPRGSLALLLLSRVRAVFAGRDYVVPEDVKAVAVPALAHRITLRPEMWLRRVDPSFVVGEVLDATPAPASGALPSHGRPGY, encoded by the coding sequence ATGAACGACGTGGACCGCACCATTTCCCCCGCCGAGGTCGGCCGGCTGGCCCGGGCGGTGCTGGACGCGGTCGGCACGGTCGTGGTCGGCAAGCGGGACACCCTGGAGCTGGTGCTCGCCGGCATCCTGGCCGGCGGCCACGTCCTGCTGGAGGACCTGCCCGGGCTGGGTAAGACGCTGACGGCACGCTCCTTCGCCCAGGCGCTGGGGCTGGACTTCCGCCGCCTGCAGTTCACCCCCGACCTGCTGCCCGCCGACGTCACCGGCTCCTTCCTGTACGACCAGAGCAGCGGGGACTTCTCGTTCCGCGCCGGGCCGGTCTTCACCAACCTGCTGCTGGCCGACGAGATCAACCGGACCCCGCCGAAGACCCAGTCCGCCCTGCTGGAGGCGATGCAGGAGAAGCAGGTCTCGGTGGAGGGCGTCACCTACCGGTTGGACGAGCCGTTCCACGTCCTGGCCACCGCCAACCCCATCGAGTACGAGGGCACGTACCCGCTGCCCGAGGCGCAGCTGGACCGGTTCCTGCTGCGGGTCTCGTTCGGCTACCCGGAGCCCGAGCAGGAGTGGGAGGTGCTGCGTCGGCGGATGACCCGCCGCCGCGAGGAGGCCGAGATCTCCCCGGTGGTCGACGCCAAGACGCTGCGGGCCATGCAGGCGGCGCTGGAGAACGTGGTGGTGGAGGACTCCATCGGCCGGTACATCGTGGCGTTGACCTCGGCCACCCGGGAACACCCGTCGGTGCTGGTCGGTGCCTCGCCCCGCGGGTCGCTGGCGCTGCTGCTGCTGTCCCGGGTCCGGGCGGTCTTCGCCGGCCGGGACTACGTGGTGCCCGAGGACGTCAAGGCGGTGGCGGTGCCCGCCCTGGCGCACCGGATCACGCTGCGTCCGGAGATGTGGCTGCGCCGGGTCGATCCGTCCTTCGTGGTGGGTGAGGTGCTCGACGCCACCCCCGCGCCGGCCAGCGGCGCGCTGCCCAGTCACGGCCGGCCCGGGTACTGA
- a CDS encoding NAD(P)/FAD-dependent oxidoreductase encodes MNPKRILVVGAGHVGLYAALRLSKKLSSREAEVIVVDPQPHMTYQPFLPEAAAGNISPRHSVVPLRRELRKCTVVAGAVTSIAHDRKVATVQPIIGPPREIAYDHVVVAPGSVSRTLPIPGLHEHGIGFKTIGEAIYLRNHVLDRLDVAAATTDPDVRRSALTFTFVGGGYAGIEALAEMEDMARDALRYYPELKPADMRWVLVEATQRVLPEVDRDMGAYTVQQLLKRDMDIRLDTRLESCVDGLVKLSDGDSFRSDTIVWTAGVKPSPLLDATGFPRDERRRVTCLPTLQVVDGEQVIEGAWSAGDCAAVPDLTGPPGAYCSPSAQHAVRQAAVMADNIRAVIRGQEPVEYKHKHAGSVASLGLHKGVAQVYGIKMTGWPAWFMHRTYHMSRIPSFNRKVRVVVDWTLAFFLKREVVALGQLHDPREEFEVASQPVDAKRS; translated from the coding sequence GTGAATCCGAAGCGGATCCTTGTCGTTGGTGCCGGACATGTCGGGCTGTACGCGGCCCTGCGGCTGTCGAAGAAGCTCAGCTCCCGTGAGGCTGAGGTGATCGTGGTCGACCCGCAGCCGCACATGACCTACCAACCGTTCCTGCCCGAGGCGGCGGCCGGCAACATCTCGCCCCGCCACTCCGTGGTGCCGCTGCGCCGGGAGCTGCGCAAGTGCACGGTGGTGGCCGGCGCGGTCACCTCGATCGCGCACGACCGCAAGGTCGCCACCGTCCAGCCGATCATCGGCCCGCCCCGGGAGATCGCCTACGACCACGTCGTGGTGGCCCCCGGCTCGGTGTCCCGCACCCTGCCGATCCCCGGCCTGCACGAGCACGGCATCGGCTTCAAGACCATCGGCGAGGCCATCTACCTGCGCAACCACGTGCTGGACCGGCTCGACGTGGCCGCCGCCACGACCGACCCGGACGTCCGCCGTTCCGCGCTTACCTTCACCTTCGTCGGCGGCGGGTACGCCGGCATCGAGGCGCTGGCCGAGATGGAGGACATGGCCCGGGACGCGCTGCGGTACTACCCGGAGCTGAAGCCCGCGGACATGCGCTGGGTGCTGGTCGAGGCGACCCAGCGGGTGCTGCCCGAGGTCGACCGGGACATGGGTGCCTACACGGTGCAGCAGCTGCTCAAGCGGGACATGGACATCCGGCTGGACACCCGGCTGGAGTCCTGCGTCGACGGGCTGGTCAAACTCTCCGACGGCGACAGCTTCCGCTCCGACACCATCGTCTGGACCGCCGGGGTGAAGCCCTCGCCACTGCTGGACGCCACCGGCTTCCCGCGCGACGAGCGGCGGCGGGTCACCTGCCTGCCCACCCTCCAGGTGGTCGACGGCGAACAGGTGATCGAGGGGGCGTGGAGCGCCGGTGACTGCGCGGCCGTGCCGGACCTGACCGGCCCGCCCGGGGCGTACTGCTCGCCGAGCGCCCAGCACGCGGTGCGCCAGGCCGCCGTGATGGCCGACAACATCCGCGCGGTGATCCGGGGCCAGGAGCCGGTGGAGTACAAGCACAAGCACGCCGGCAGCGTGGCCAGCCTGGGCCTGCACAAGGGCGTCGCCCAGGTGTACGGGATCAAGATGACCGGCTGGCCGGCGTGGTTCATGCACCGGACGTACCACATGAGCCGGATCCCCTCGTTCAACCGCAAGGTCCGGGTCGTGGTCGACTGGACGCTTGCCTTCTTCCTCAAGCGGGAGGTGGTCGCGCTCGGCCAGCTGCACGACCCGCGTGAGGAGTTCGAGGTCGCCTCGCAGCCGGTCGACGCGAAGCGGTCCTGA